From the Psilocybe cubensis strain MGC-MH-2018 chromosome 9, whole genome shotgun sequence genome, one window contains:
- a CDS encoding hypothetical protein (Uncharacterized protein aq_928), whose protein sequence is MPVIALLPIRQSPHSSVFTEISFAYHCSYYFKEASFSLQKFVSLYCYLVTTMSSEELPAFEKNKGFKVCTSPNPEWTYGQRVEETPEGKAWVEGEKAGWTVVDTSKEETRRLYAIGIAGIVPRPIAFVSTVSKDGVENIAPFRRVSHWFNQVSPNPFVVSISCAHGGPKGAKDTLTNILNGAGFTINIISEPWVEQSNVCSTDAPIEISEWPLSGLTKAPSIHVKAPRVKESAFSMECELLQTVPVKDPNTDNTVSTLVLARVKYIHMRNDILDPVRGIPDLAKFKPMARMGGLTYATVSQGFALPRPPWDSLPEEAKQKFAGDATKQS, encoded by the exons ATGCCGGTAATTGCCTTACTACCCATTCGCCAATCCCCACATAGTTCCGTGTTTACAGAAATCTCATTTGCTTACCACTGTTCATACTATTTTAAAG AGGCGAGTTTTTCACTCCAAAA GTTTGTTTCTCTGTACTGCTACTTAGTCACGACCATGTCATCCGAAGAACTTCCTGCTTTCGAGAAGAACAAAGGGTTCAAAGTTTGCACGTCTCCCAATCCGGAATGGACTTACGGGCAGCGCGTAGAAGAGACGCCGGAAGGTAAAGCATGGGTTGAAGGAGAGAAAGCTGGATGGACAGTTGTCGACACTTCCAAGGAAGAGACTAG GAGGCTGTATGCTATTGGAATAGCTGGTATCGTTCCTCGACCCATCGCGTTTGTATCGACTGTGTCCAAGGATGGTGTGGAGAACATCGCGCCCTTCAGGCGTGTATCTCA CTGGTTTAATCAA GTATCCCCCAACCCCTTCGTCGTCTCAATCTCATGCGCACACGGTGGCCCAAAAGGCGCGAAAGACACCCTCACAAACATACTCAACGGAGCCGGATttaccatcaacatcatcagcGAACCATGGGTCGAGCAGTCCAACGTCTGTTCGACGGATGCCCCTATCGAAATCAGCGAATGGCCGCTCAGTGGACTGACCAAGGCGCCGAGT ATTCACGTCAAGGCGCCGAGGGTGAAGGAAAGCGCGTTCTCTATGGAGTGCGAG CTTCTGCAAACTGTTCCGGTGAAAGACCCCAATACTGACAACACAGTCTCAACGCTTGTACTTGCACGCGTCAAGTATATCCACATGCGCAACGACATCCTCGACCCCGTGCGCGGGATTCCTGATCTCGCAAAATTCAAGCCTATGGCTAGAATGGGAGGCCTTACTTACGCGACCGTTTCGCAAGGCTTTGCGCTCCCCAGACCTCCCTGGGATTCGTTACCTGAAGAAGCCAAGCAAAAGTTTGCTGGGGATGCAACCAAGCAGAGTTAA